One Aulosira sp. FACHB-615 genomic window carries:
- a CDS encoding alpha/beta fold hydrolase, protein MDTLLRNSRRKLSQGLLFWSEAGQGIPVVLLHGAWNDSSQWSSVMEKLAKNFHCFAPDLIGFGESDKPNIHHSIDLQVESIAELLQALRLERVYLVGHSLGGWIAASYALKYPEQVEGLVLLAPEGVEVEKQEKRWQQRRKLLEFSPLLVKFFKFIRPITKIFGWHEKIEQDLKQRQHLLKYPAACQLLFQRQTAEIKAELLQDKLHLIEVPVLILQGGQDTSDAVFQSQTYKQLISQVDFKLVAHAGNDLPEECAGIVAEEIHDFIKHI, encoded by the coding sequence ATGGATACACTATTACGTAACTCCCGCAGAAAGCTCTCTCAAGGATTGTTATTTTGGAGCGAGGCTGGTCAAGGTATTCCGGTGGTTTTGTTACATGGTGCTTGGAACGATAGTAGTCAGTGGTCATCTGTAATGGAAAAACTGGCGAAGAATTTCCATTGCTTTGCACCAGACTTGATAGGCTTTGGGGAGTCTGATAAGCCAAATATTCATCACTCAATAGATTTACAAGTAGAGTCGATCGCGGAACTACTGCAAGCCTTAAGACTGGAAAGAGTATACTTAGTAGGTCATTCTCTGGGAGGTTGGATTGCAGCGAGTTATGCTTTGAAATATCCAGAACAGGTAGAAGGTTTAGTGCTGTTAGCACCAGAAGGTGTAGAAGTTGAGAAACAAGAAAAACGTTGGCAACAACGGCGTAAATTATTAGAATTTTCTCCGTTATTAGTGAAATTTTTCAAATTTATCAGACCAATCACTAAAATATTCGGTTGGCACGAAAAAATCGAGCAAGACCTAAAGCAACGTCAACATTTACTAAAATATCCCGCCGCTTGTCAGTTATTATTTCAAAGGCAGACAGCAGAAATTAAAGCAGAGTTACTGCAAGATAAATTGCATTTAATTGAAGTTCCTGTGTTAATTTTACAAGGCGGACAAGATACTTCTGATGCTGTATTTCAAAGCCAAACTTATAAACAATTAATTTCCCAAGTTGATTTTAAATTAGTGGCTCATGCTGGCAATGATTTACCAGAAGAGTGTGCCGGCATTGTAGCGGAAGAGATTCATGATTTTATTAAAC
- a CDS encoding NUDIX hydrolase produces MNVLAFFAAFVQSTRGLWRYGQTVLGIIFRHPITGTSIIPILPDGRIVLIRRRDNGLWSLPGGMVDWGEDIPNTVRRELIEETGLELVEIKRLVGVYSAPDRDPRIHSICVVVEAEVKGKMEIQDTLEVMEIQAFFPSALPKGPMSHDHSRQLQDYLNGLTTLA; encoded by the coding sequence TTGAACGTTCTGGCTTTTTTTGCAGCATTTGTCCAATCTACACGCGGTTTATGGCGCTATGGACAAACAGTATTAGGTATTATTTTCCGTCATCCTATTACTGGTACAAGTATTATTCCGATATTACCTGACGGTCGAATTGTCTTAATTCGACGGCGAGATAATGGTCTTTGGTCATTACCAGGGGGAATGGTGGACTGGGGAGAAGATATCCCGAATACAGTCCGCCGAGAATTAATAGAGGAAACAGGACTGGAATTAGTAGAAATTAAACGTTTAGTAGGTGTTTATTCTGCACCAGATAGAGATCCTCGCATTCATTCGATTTGCGTTGTGGTGGAAGCCGAAGTTAAAGGAAAAATGGAAATTCAAGATACTTTAGAAGTTATGGAAATCCAAGCTTTTTTTCCGAGTGCTTTACCTAAAGGCCCAATGTCTCATGACCATTCTCGACAGCTACAGGACTACTTAAACGGCTTGACAACGCTGGCGTAA